The Solanum pennellii chromosome 4, SPENNV200 genomic interval tgtcattctcttcttttccgaggcttcttggagatttgtcaggtagctgtttccatcacagcagactttcttctccttaattatgatcttgttctattctagaaacaagttcattagagacttgagtttttcttttgaatcaattgtaatactttagaggcttgtacacgtgacaaccaggttttggggtacttttaagtaacttataaattttccgcattttattgtaagttttaggctgacttgtcttggtgggataagacgagtgccatcacgcccatttttgggtcgtgacacttaatatgaagtatattgatttatgatattacaAAGGTACACCTAAGGAGTATAGTTTATATAATGCACCAATaatgtaaaaagaaaatgttttatACTATAAGATTAGTTCAAAGATAATTAAAatgtttcttcataaaaaatgagattcataattttgaatataagaTAAATTCATTGTTACATAGATAAATGTGACATAATGGTATAACATGTACAGCCTTGTCATGACTAGCAAAATGCGGGTTATAACTCAAttcattcaatttttattaaatttaattattttaatattgaataaatttttttttttatattaacatataacatattaattaaaaattattttcttataaatatttaaataagatttcttattatatatcaaatcaatttttaatgAATTGAACTGGATTGAAATGAGTTAACAAATGGGCTAGTTATTCTTGGACGGGTTGGGCTTtttaaatcatgaaatttttagACAAACACCGTCGCCAATCACTATGACGAGGTAGAACTGTATTATAAATAATTGCGTTTATGTGTTTTTTCCTTCACAATAACGTTTGAGTATTAACATATTGGGTCtgactaaatttaaatttccaTATAGAACCATTTTTGTGAGTGTAACACATTAATGTTTGTTACCTTTCATGTAGAATCATTACATGGTATTTTTCGACATGGTAAGGAAAATCGAAATTTATATTTGACTATAAAAAGAGCTCTCAACAGGAAACTTTTGTTCTTGCaaagaatatttagaatttcTATCGAATTTTGGGACATCGGAATAGAATTCTATAAATGCAACATGCAATTTTGACGTAATAAATATGCCTAACACTTGTTTTGGCATATTTTCAGCcatacaaaatttcaaatttcatcatCTTGAAAAATATGCTTCGTGATAAGAAAGCTCCCCTAGAGAAGAACATATtcctaaatgaaagaaaatagaaattaaaatcTCAATTGTCAATGGAACTTTGAATTTCGAGCGAGTCTCAGGGCGggatataccaaaaatattttgaagtgtAAATTAAAGGCGAGTTTCATAGTTCATAAGTCCCTGATATAATAATGTATGCCCTAAGCGTTAAATTttgattgttattattttaaaagtgtGTTTTgctataaattatattttctattattggTGTAATTATAGTAAATGTCATTTTTGTGCATTATAAGTATTTCTTGGGTACACTTTTTTAATCTATGTATAAATACTGCTTGCATTTAGTTATACACtctatttaatatttagatgtGTATAATTTATACATAGAAATTCATGATATTGGTTATGAAACGAGTTTTAAAGCATGCATTAGCATGATTAAAGACACAAGTACCCTTCAAAACTTTTTACGTACTTTTCCACCATATTTGTGGATGGTATTTTTgttcataaataataaaaaaaatagaatgatTGAACACATATTTTGATATACCAAAACAAACTAACACCACATAACAAATAATATCAGCATAACCAATACATTATATTCAGCATTATTCTTACACACCCTACCAAACGATCTCTACTAGATTTTTCACACAATTAAAACCTATATAAAGACAACTTCCAAGCGTTTtctcaccacatttcttttcaCAAACATTTAGTTATATAGAAGAACATGGGTGTGAAAGGCAAATTGACTGCTTCGATAGAGGTGAAATGCGGAGGACATTTGATTCATGATCTTTTCCACTCTAATACACATCATGTACCCAACATTAGCCCTAGTAAGGTTAATCgttttgaaattcatcaagGTGGAATCATAAAAGTTGGTTCGATAGTAAGCTGGAAATATTACACCGGTAACACACCTTTCTTCACTCTCTTATTTACATATTCTTAAATATTTGGTGATAAAAAATGAACATTAAATAACTTTTTGGAGAAAATTAGGAAAACCAAAATAGACATGATGAAggtataattattttcttaatgctttaattttttttattaatgaggaATTGGATAGTAAATTAAGAGCTAACATCTCTTCTATTTTCTTATTCTAATGATTATAGATGGAAAAATGAATATTGTTAGGGAAGTTATTAGAGTTGTACGACTCATTTACTATTATTTCATCTTTTGAACCTCAGTGGACTACATGGACGTTAGCTTATGAGAAAAAAAACGCAGCCACCCCAGACCCTCTTGCTTTCTTGGGTTATTTCATTGAATTGACTAAAGATATCGAAAGTCactttctcaaaatataaaaaaattggtaTCTAATTACTCTATATATACAAACATGTGTGTGTTTGTGCATGTGtgatgaaaattaataatattggCTAGTTCTAGCTAGCGTatgaaataattcaataaataatattgtgtTTGAAAGACACGTTACATATGTTATGAATGTATTTCTAATGGTTGCTATATGTAATTAAGATATTATGATgttacacattttattttttgttcagTGTTTTGTGTTAAGATTAAATTTGAATAGCATGTTACACATTTCAATAAAGGTGGAACTCCCAATTTTAGAGTTCCATATAAACAATATTGGAAAAACTACAAAATTACACACATTTCACTATTATTACATTTTGTTTCAGAATATTGTGTGTTGCTACTAATTAAGGGTTTTCGATCATATATTGAGGAAGATACACTTAGATGCATGTATTATTCTACCAGAAAACTGAAATAGGGAGAGAGGCTAGCTAGCGAGATCATGCATCCCGGAAATATGTGAATCACACTAAATACATGTACTTATATGTATGTGGCACGATTCACATGTACCATATATATGTGAATCCACTTGACTACAATATACGTAGAAAAAAATGGACTCTATGTATCCTGAGATACATGTATATCTGGACGTACTTGAATGTATCTGGACGcacaaaaatataatacataaataatattgaaaactagagtatatctaaataattaagatCATAAATGtacttcatataattttctttgaaaaatgatttccaTTACACGAAATGCATCTATATAGAAAATTGATGAAAGGAAATCATGCATAgcaagagagagagagtgagtGTGAGATTGAAAGCGTAAAATTGTATGTTACCTTCGACATATAATTTTTGCAAATATAAATGGTACATTataacaaactattaattcaaaataaatgttatagctacttttatttaattctaatttGTAACAAATACTTTGTCATTATTCATATCTCTCTCCTgaatctcgctcgtctctctcactttataccaatacaaatgtataaattgcgtttgtGTAGCAAATACTATTTTCTTGCATCAAATTTCTATATATTGTTACCATAAATGTATCCCAAGTAAAATATTCTACATCAAAAAAGAAACGAGCAACTTTTTCTTACTCGTGGGTggaaatcatttcattaagacaTATTAATCTTTAATATTCAAAAGTTTATCAAATCAAAACACTCTTATggttttttaatattattagtatataatatatgatttccAAGTGTCTTTCACTTACTAATTAAACACCAAAAAACATatctttttcattcattaatcAAACACGAAAGAACATTTTTCAAACGCTTGCAGgagaatcttttttttaatgaaattttttccTTTGTTTAAAACACAATATATTCTTATAACATGTCCTACTAATCCCCACATATATTCTCCAAAAtgtgaaaaatgaaaatgacaaaatgaagaaaaaacaaaattgttgGATATGTAAActatttgatgaatgattaGATCTTTTACAAggattttaatatttaatttaggaATAACATCTCTTATATCTTTTggttttaataattatatacagatggaaaagaaaaatttgCCAAGGAAGTGATAGAGTCCATCGATCCTCACAACAAATCAATCACTTGGAAAGTGATTGAAGGAGATGTGCTAGACTTATATAATTCCTTCAAAGTCATCACAAGTAGTGAACATGAGTGGACTACATTGACATTCGTGTACgagaagaaaaatgaagatatACTAAAGCCCCTCACTGTATTTGGTGTATGGATTGATGTGATCAAAGAGATAGATGGTCaccttttcaaaaaataaaaataaaaaatctataatattcaacgattatgtatatgtgtgcGCGCGCGTATTTGTACTTGTCTGatgaatttttaataatatcgGCTAGTTCTAACTAGCAtgtgaaataaataatgttatattaaataatatggATGAAGCTCCTATCAAATTGTATAGAATTTGCTATTGAATGacaaaaatgatttgctattcAAGATATTGAAACTAATTAAGTTTCACTAGAAATAACACAAAAGGTATGAGTATAGAGACTTTTGAGCATATTAGGTGTGTCTATAATTTCCAAGGCAAAAGAAaagcaataatattttgttataattttagatttaatatacaaaatatattttttcataaataaaagaattcgatattgtttgataatttttaaaaaattaggaaCATCTCCAAATTATTTGACACAAATATGGATTTCTATAAATCGATTCATTCACATTCCTACTTGCTAGCATAATAATTTCATCTCATAAAGCAAACCTCCAACAACATAGTGATcgatgataaaataattaggaCCCTTTAAtatgaactatttttttatatgatttctcatctgGTGTTTGGAGTCGTCCACAATGGAGCTTCGACTGAATTCGAATCGCACATTGTAATGGTCATCTGCTCGAATCTGAGACATctgattaagaataaaaatagtcTCACCACTACACCAGAACCCATATTGATGTCAAAACTCCACTTAGCCCTTTGATTCCCACTTCAAATTATGCTAATAAGTTCCAAATGATATTCCTAACTAATGTAAAGTctca includes:
- the LOC107016247 gene encoding kirola-like produces the protein MGVKGKLTASIEVKCGGHLIHDLFHSNTHHVPNISPSKVNRFEIHQGGIIKVGSIVSWKYYTDGKEKFAKEVIESIDPHNKSITWKVIEGDVLDLYNSFKVITSSEHEWTTLTFVYEKKNEDILKPLTVFGVWIDVIKEIDGHLFKK